In Geopsychrobacter electrodiphilus DSM 16401, a single window of DNA contains:
- a CDS encoding adenylosuccinate synthase produces the protein MANVVIIGAQWGDEGKGKVVDIYTAEADGVVRFQGGNNAGHTLVVGNEKTVLHLIPSGILHKGKRCVIGNGVVLDPKVFLVEIEGLKAKGYLQDDSQLMVDGAVHLIMPYHVAIDKAREGRSTDRKIGTTGRGIGPTYEDKVGRRGIRFADLLKPEAFRKRLKEVLPEKNFYLEKYLGQPPLNEDEIFNEYQGYAEKLRCYLGNASVELDAAIRAGKNLLFEGAQGSMLDIDHGTYPYVTSSSTVSAGACTGSGVGPTRIDQVIGITKAYVTRVGEGPFPTELLDEMGEQLRTTGAEFGATTGRPRRCGWLDIVALREAVRVNGLTGLALTKLDVLNDLETIRVCTAYRYGDQLLTNFPSDLDVLQQCTPVLEDVPGWQTTINEVTSFEELPQQAIDYVKRIEAWSGVPVVLVSVGPRRDETMLRSNPFA, from the coding sequence ATGGCCAACGTAGTCATTATCGGTGCCCAGTGGGGCGACGAAGGCAAGGGGAAAGTTGTCGATATTTACACCGCAGAGGCCGATGGGGTTGTGCGGTTTCAGGGGGGAAACAACGCCGGCCACACGCTGGTTGTCGGGAATGAAAAGACCGTCCTGCACCTGATCCCTTCCGGGATTCTGCATAAGGGCAAGCGCTGTGTCATCGGTAACGGTGTGGTGCTTGATCCCAAGGTTTTTCTGGTAGAGATCGAAGGGCTCAAGGCCAAAGGCTATCTGCAGGATGACAGTCAGCTGATGGTCGATGGGGCTGTTCATCTGATTATGCCGTATCATGTTGCTATCGATAAGGCACGAGAAGGTCGCAGCACTGACCGCAAAATCGGTACCACCGGTCGCGGGATTGGACCAACTTACGAAGACAAGGTCGGACGCCGTGGGATCCGCTTCGCCGATCTGCTCAAGCCAGAAGCCTTCCGCAAGCGCCTAAAGGAAGTGTTGCCCGAGAAGAATTTCTACCTGGAAAAATATCTCGGCCAACCCCCTCTGAATGAAGACGAAATTTTCAACGAATATCAGGGTTACGCCGAGAAGCTGCGCTGCTATCTTGGCAACGCCTCGGTCGAACTTGACGCAGCCATTCGCGCAGGGAAAAACCTGCTGTTCGAAGGCGCTCAGGGGAGCATGCTCGACATCGATCATGGCACCTATCCCTATGTGACTTCATCATCGACTGTTTCAGCCGGAGCCTGTACCGGCAGCGGCGTCGGCCCGACCCGGATCGATCAGGTCATCGGCATTACCAAGGCCTATGTCACCCGCGTTGGTGAGGGGCCATTCCCGACCGAACTGCTCGATGAAATGGGTGAGCAGCTAAGGACGACCGGTGCCGAGTTTGGCGCGACCACCGGCCGGCCGCGGCGCTGTGGCTGGCTCGACATTGTCGCCCTGCGCGAAGCGGTGCGGGTTAATGGCCTGACCGGCCTGGCTCTGACCAAACTGGATGTCTTGAATGACCTTGAGACGATCAGGGTGTGTACCGCCTATCGTTACGGCGACCAGCTTTTGACAAATTTCCCGAGTGACCTCGATGTGCTGCAGCAATGTACTCCGGTGCTTGAAGATGTGCCCGGCTGGCAGACCACGATTAATGAGGTCACCAGTTTTGAAGAACTTCCGCAGCAGGCGATTGATTACGTCAAACGGATCGAGGCATGGAGCGGAGTCCCTGTGGTGCTGGTTTCAGTCGGTCCTCGTCGTGACGAAACAATGCTCAGGAGTAATCCTTTCGCTTGA
- a CDS encoding ferredoxin, with the protein MAKQAWVDQDECISCGVCIDNIPDVFRFAENGKAECYDPNGAPEEEIENNAIDACPVSCIHWKE; encoded by the coding sequence ATGGCTAAACAAGCGTGGGTCGATCAGGATGAATGCATTAGTTGCGGTGTCTGCATTGACAATATTCCAGATGTGTTCCGGTTTGCCGAAAACGGTAAGGCCGAATGCTACGATCCGAATGGAGCTCCTGAGGAGGAGATCGAGAACAACGCGATCGATGCCTGCCCGGTTTCATGTATTCACTGGAAGGAATGA
- the ilvB gene encoding biosynthetic-type acetolactate synthase large subunit produces the protein MTGKELLLRALQQRGVRHIFGYTGGAIMPIFDSMDKLGTFKFVMSRHEQGATFMAQGVSRASLSTNNPQVGVCMATSGPGAMNLTTGIADAHMDSIPLIAISGQVATGVIATDAFQESDVIGVMMPICKQTYMPLVADEIEQTVHEAFYVATTGRPGPVLLDIPKDIQNQKVGKDYKFSFENYRPNLPGFFYHPTPAREPMKRAIELINRSERPVIFCGHGVIGSNAGKLLQAFAEKTKIPVAFTFHGISAMPADHPLSLGMMGMHGTVEANRAIKEADLLISFGMRFDDRVTGKLNEYAQNADVIHVEIDPSEIDKNVKTSVAINADVYRTLHVLVDDPMLTAKPRRRWHARIDEFRQVMAEDLREEIATGVGSDGKLLMKTIVSQLSDLTAGRDILVPDVGQHQMMSARFYNYQTPNSWFASGGAGTMGASLPMAIGVKLVRPDERVWSISGDGGFQMNMQELGTVMEHKIDIKILIFNNGYLGMVRQWQTLFFDGRYAGTPMLSPDYGLIAAAYGIPYRKVETLDQIVPALQEAIDLKGAIIIEFVCDPSEVILPMIPAGGGFDDMIVKRPELQKKGGKK, from the coding sequence ATGACTGGCAAGGAACTGCTGTTGCGGGCCCTTCAACAACGGGGGGTGCGTCACATTTTTGGTTATACCGGCGGAGCAATCATGCCGATATTCGACAGCATGGATAAACTGGGCACTTTCAAGTTTGTCATGTCGCGACATGAACAGGGGGCCACATTTATGGCGCAGGGGGTCTCACGCGCCTCGCTCTCGACCAACAATCCACAGGTCGGAGTCTGCATGGCGACCTCCGGACCTGGGGCGATGAATCTGACCACCGGTATAGCCGATGCCCACATGGATTCGATCCCGCTGATCGCAATCAGCGGTCAGGTCGCCACCGGAGTGATCGCTACCGATGCCTTTCAGGAGAGTGATGTGATCGGAGTGATGATGCCGATCTGCAAGCAGACCTATATGCCGCTGGTCGCCGATGAGATCGAGCAGACCGTCCACGAAGCCTTCTACGTTGCAACCACCGGTCGGCCTGGACCGGTATTACTGGACATCCCCAAAGACATTCAAAACCAGAAGGTCGGCAAGGACTACAAGTTTTCGTTTGAAAATTATCGGCCCAACCTCCCCGGCTTCTTCTATCATCCGACTCCGGCGCGGGAACCGATGAAAAGGGCGATTGAACTGATCAATCGTAGCGAGCGTCCGGTCATCTTCTGTGGCCACGGCGTCATCGGCAGCAACGCGGGCAAGCTCTTGCAGGCCTTTGCCGAAAAAACCAAAATTCCGGTCGCCTTCACCTTTCATGGCATCTCTGCGATGCCGGCCGATCACCCCTTAAGCCTCGGCATGATGGGGATGCATGGCACCGTCGAAGCCAACCGCGCCATCAAAGAAGCCGACCTGCTGATCTCCTTCGGCATGCGTTTTGATGATCGGGTCACCGGCAAGCTGAATGAATATGCGCAAAATGCCGATGTCATCCACGTCGAAATTGATCCATCCGAAATCGATAAAAACGTCAAAACCAGCGTCGCCATCAACGCCGATGTCTACCGCACCCTGCACGTGCTGGTCGACGACCCGATGCTGACTGCCAAGCCGCGCCGTCGCTGGCATGCCCGCATCGACGAGTTCCGGCAGGTGATGGCCGAAGATCTGCGCGAAGAGATTGCTACCGGCGTGGGGAGCGATGGCAAACTGCTTATGAAGACCATCGTCAGTCAGCTTTCAGACCTGACGGCCGGGCGCGATATTTTGGTCCCCGACGTCGGCCAGCATCAGATGATGTCGGCACGCTTCTACAACTATCAAACCCCCAACAGCTGGTTTGCGTCGGGTGGTGCCGGGACCATGGGCGCCTCCCTGCCGATGGCAATCGGGGTCAAGCTGGTGCGGCCCGATGAGCGGGTCTGGTCGATCAGCGGCGACGGCGGGTTCCAGATGAACATGCAGGAACTCGGCACCGTCATGGAGCACAAAATTGACATTAAGATTCTAATTTTCAACAACGGCTATCTCGGCATGGTCCGCCAGTGGCAAACGCTCTTCTTTGACGGGCGCTACGCCGGCACGCCGATGCTGAGCCCGGACTACGGCCTGATCGCAGCCGCTTACGGTATCCCTTACCGTAAGGTCGAAACCCTCGATCAGATTGTCCCCGCGTTACAGGAAGCGATCGACCTTAAGGGCGCGATCATCATCGAATTCGTCTGTGATCCATCTGAAGTGATTCTGCCGATGATTCCGGCCGGTGGTGGCTTTGACGACATGATCGTCAAGCGACCTGAGCTGCAGAAGAAAGGGGGCAAAAAATGA
- the ric gene encoding iron-sulfur cluster repair di-iron protein has product MTEANKTIEASKTIGAFVAEDYRTAEIFEKYGIDFCCGGQATLASTCQEKALDPDKVLQEIEAARKEPLQRNENYTAWPLPFLIDYIVNTHHVYLKENDEQIAAYAHKIAEVHGAHHPEVIKIAEIFEKIAADMAAHLVEEEEVFFPAIKRAEAAVRSGSNPDTKDSILIKSELAKLHREHEQIGDAIHRIRHLARDYAIPADVCNTFVVTYRKLKEFEDDLHKHVHLENNILFSKAEQL; this is encoded by the coding sequence ATGACAGAAGCCAATAAAACTATAGAAGCCAGCAAAACAATCGGTGCGTTCGTCGCAGAAGATTACCGGACCGCAGAGATCTTCGAGAAATATGGGATCGACTTCTGCTGCGGCGGCCAGGCGACTCTCGCCAGCACCTGCCAAGAGAAGGCCCTCGACCCTGACAAGGTCCTGCAGGAAATTGAAGCAGCCAGGAAGGAACCGCTTCAACGAAATGAGAACTACACAGCCTGGCCCCTGCCGTTTCTTATCGACTACATCGTTAATACCCACCACGTCTATCTCAAGGAGAACGATGAGCAGATTGCCGCCTATGCACACAAGATCGCCGAGGTGCATGGCGCCCATCATCCCGAGGTCATTAAAATCGCAGAGATCTTCGAGAAAATTGCTGCCGATATGGCAGCACACCTGGTGGAGGAAGAGGAGGTCTTCTTCCCGGCCATCAAGCGCGCCGAAGCGGCTGTCAGGAGTGGTAGCAATCCCGACACCAAGGACAGCATCCTGATCAAGTCAGAGCTGGCTAAACTGCACCGCGAACACGAGCAAATCGGCGATGCTATTCACAGAATTCGGCATCTCGCCAGGGATTATGCGATCCCGGCGGATGTCTGCAACACCTTTGTCGTCACCTACCGCAAACTCAAGGAGTTTGAGGATGATTTGCATAAACATGTCCACCTCGAAAACAACATCCTCTTCTCGAAGGCAGAACAACTGTAA
- the serA gene encoding phosphoglycerate dehydrogenase — protein MKILVADRLSQAGLDIFSAAEGVTLDYQPELSEQALLCAVADADALVVRSGTHLTAEVFEKAKCLRVVGRAGIGAENVDLDAANRRGVVVMNTPFGSSITSAEHTIAMLMALARHIPQACAALRAGKWQKDSHLGVELSGKMFGVIGAGKIGRLVIERALGLKMQVLVCDPYLTTEAIQQLGGEQVELLDLLRRADFISLHVPLNQETRGFLNAELLAQTKPGCRIINCAQGGLIDEEALVAALKSGQIVGAALDVFAKEPPSADHPLLQFDQVIATPHLRAASADAQINIAVQIARQILDFLQRDLITNALNVPSVNASLLKKMRPSFELAERMGLFMAQYRSGHFKQVSLEYTGTMTTHPLELLTATFLKGLLRPVLGEQVNDVNASLLARENGIRVSETRVYSAAEFASSIQVRIDSDQESHSLSGALFGEKDYRLVRIDDYMVEAIPEGHLLVVHNEDRPGVIAQVSGILASAGVNISMFNLSRRRIEGTAVALIGVDTPVSPDVLHQIDEAEGVLFVRPIHLPLATDWDSL, from the coding sequence GTGAAAATTCTGGTTGCAGATCGACTGTCTCAGGCCGGGCTTGATATCTTCAGCGCGGCGGAAGGGGTGACTCTTGACTATCAGCCGGAGTTGAGCGAGCAGGCTTTGCTCTGTGCGGTGGCGGATGCCGATGCCCTGGTGGTTCGTAGCGGAACCCATTTGACAGCTGAAGTCTTTGAAAAAGCCAAATGTCTACGGGTGGTTGGACGGGCGGGTATTGGCGCCGAGAATGTCGACCTGGACGCGGCCAACCGGCGTGGCGTCGTGGTGATGAACACCCCCTTCGGCAGCAGCATTACCAGTGCTGAACATACCATCGCCATGCTGATGGCGCTGGCGCGACATATCCCGCAGGCCTGTGCCGCCCTGCGTGCCGGAAAATGGCAGAAGGACAGCCATCTGGGTGTCGAACTGTCGGGGAAAATGTTCGGGGTGATCGGCGCTGGCAAGATTGGTCGGTTGGTCATTGAACGGGCGCTGGGGCTCAAAATGCAGGTCCTGGTCTGTGACCCCTATCTGACAACCGAAGCGATTCAGCAGTTGGGTGGAGAGCAGGTCGAACTGCTTGATCTGTTGCGGCGCGCCGATTTTATCTCACTGCACGTTCCTCTCAATCAGGAGACTCGCGGGTTTTTAAATGCCGAACTGCTGGCGCAGACCAAGCCCGGCTGCCGGATTATCAACTGCGCTCAAGGTGGCCTGATTGATGAGGAAGCCCTGGTCGCGGCCCTGAAGAGCGGGCAGATCGTCGGCGCGGCGCTCGACGTTTTTGCCAAGGAACCGCCGTCGGCGGATCACCCCCTCCTGCAGTTTGACCAGGTTATCGCGACACCTCATCTGCGTGCCGCCAGCGCCGATGCCCAGATCAATATCGCTGTCCAGATTGCCAGACAGATTCTCGATTTTTTGCAGCGCGACCTGATCACCAATGCCTTGAATGTTCCCTCGGTGAATGCCAGTCTGTTAAAAAAAATGCGGCCCAGTTTTGAGCTGGCCGAACGGATGGGACTGTTTATGGCCCAGTATCGCAGTGGTCATTTTAAACAGGTTTCGCTTGAATATACCGGCACCATGACCACGCATCCGTTGGAACTGCTGACGGCTACCTTTTTGAAAGGACTGCTGCGCCCGGTTTTGGGAGAACAGGTCAACGATGTCAATGCTTCGCTTCTGGCCCGGGAAAATGGGATCCGGGTCAGCGAAACGCGGGTCTATTCTGCAGCGGAATTTGCCAGTTCGATCCAAGTTCGTATTGACAGTGACCAGGAGAGCCACAGTCTCAGCGGTGCGCTGTTCGGCGAGAAGGATTATCGCCTGGTCCGGATCGATGACTACATGGTCGAGGCGATCCCAGAGGGTCATCTGCTGGTAGTGCATAATGAAGATCGCCCCGGCGTCATTGCGCAGGTCAGTGGTATTCTGGCTTCTGCCGGGGTGAATATCTCCATGTTTAATCTTTCCCGGCGGCGGATCGAGGGGACTGCGGTCGCTTTGATCGGCGTCGATACGCCGGTAAGCCCTGACGTTTTACACCAGATTGATGAGGCCGAAGGCGTTCTGTTCGTGCGCCCGATTCACCTTCCGCTGGCGACCGATTGGGATAGCCTTTAA
- a CDS encoding carboxypeptidase-like regulatory domain-containing protein — MRLALCCCLTCLTLLPACTTTISTTPGGDQVISRMIDGQGQTGISGQVRLKADTSPMAGAYVNIYPNTISNLLGPSQFLSAPTDAAGRYLMELPPGNYYVVARKRLSGLANGPITTGDYYSDHQRILAQVASGKLTQVDLEMLQMRAPMFFKKNLSDTKTDTGIRGVLLDEQGNPLPGGFAIAYVDNNLQRLPDYASTLSNQKGEFTLYLPKGGSYFLAARIKAWDMPHKGEPYGKYGGESALELKIKDNSFVEGIKIRLAPFTGTYKEMNNQRPL; from the coding sequence ATGCGCCTTGCACTCTGCTGCTGCCTGACTTGTCTAACCTTGCTTCCCGCCTGTACGACGACCATCTCCACCACACCCGGAGGAGACCAGGTCATCTCCCGGATGATCGATGGACAGGGTCAAACCGGGATCAGCGGTCAGGTCCGGCTCAAAGCAGACACCTCTCCTATGGCCGGCGCCTACGTCAACATCTACCCCAATACCATTTCAAACCTGCTCGGTCCCTCTCAGTTTCTCTCCGCCCCGACCGATGCGGCAGGACGTTACCTCATGGAGCTGCCACCAGGCAATTACTATGTCGTCGCCCGCAAACGCCTGAGCGGCCTGGCCAACGGCCCGATTACTACGGGGGACTACTATTCGGACCATCAACGGATTCTGGCACAAGTCGCCAGCGGCAAACTGACTCAGGTGGACCTGGAGATGCTCCAGATGAGAGCTCCGATGTTTTTCAAAAAAAACCTGTCAGACACCAAGACCGATACAGGCATCCGCGGAGTACTTCTCGACGAGCAGGGGAATCCTCTCCCTGGCGGCTTTGCCATCGCCTACGTCGACAACAATCTGCAACGTCTGCCTGATTACGCCTCGACCCTCTCCAACCAGAAAGGTGAGTTCACCCTTTACCTGCCAAAGGGTGGCAGCTACTTTCTGGCAGCACGCATTAAAGCCTGGGATATGCCACACAAAGGCGAACCTTACGGTAAGTATGGTGGAGAATCGGCTCTCGAGCTAAAGATTAAAGATAATAGTTTTGTCGAAGGGATCAAGATCCGCCTCGCCCCCTTCACCGGCACCTACAAAGAGATGAACAATCAGCGACCGCTCTGA
- the hisZ gene encoding ATP phosphoribosyltransferase regulatory subunit, whose protein sequence is MTNIDAMPESALPKGVRDFLPLKAAKVEYLQQQLRQVMADWGFHPVIPPQLEFFDLLEKGLGNDLQARAFRFDDRQSGRLLAFPPDITPQIARIAATRMRDLPLPLRLCYSGKVLRHTEQQAGKDREIFQAGVELIGLAQAEADAEMIAMAIECLQRSGASDFTLDIGQVEFFRGVMDGLALPGDLARRVTGAIGRKDSTELKALLDEGDIDESAREEVLALTRLFGGREVLARAAKLVKNPRSQQALNTLEEVLALLDQYGLAEYVTFDLGELRGLDYHTGITFQGFLQGYGQAVCSGGRYDGLMANYGSPAPATGFTFDLLNLLFALDPILDAQVAPHTDLLVYARDGAMAQAQKLTYQLRAAGFSAARDMIERSRDEALAYAQLMNYRQLLVLTAAGGLSLVDPVTRREEALTLEELLKRKTL, encoded by the coding sequence ATGACAAATATTGACGCGATGCCTGAATCCGCTCTGCCAAAGGGGGTGCGTGATTTCTTGCCGCTGAAGGCAGCCAAGGTCGAATATCTGCAGCAGCAGTTACGCCAGGTTATGGCTGACTGGGGATTTCACCCGGTCATCCCGCCACAGCTCGAGTTTTTTGATCTGCTCGAAAAGGGCCTGGGAAATGATCTGCAGGCCCGGGCGTTCCGGTTTGATGACCGCCAGAGTGGTCGCCTTCTGGCTTTTCCGCCTGACATTACACCGCAGATTGCACGTATCGCCGCTACCCGGATGCGTGACCTGCCGCTCCCGTTGCGCCTGTGTTATTCCGGGAAGGTGTTGCGTCATACCGAACAGCAGGCGGGGAAGGATCGTGAAATTTTCCAGGCCGGTGTCGAACTGATCGGTCTTGCTCAGGCCGAAGCCGACGCTGAAATGATCGCCATGGCGATCGAGTGCCTGCAGCGCAGCGGCGCAAGCGATTTCACTCTGGATATCGGGCAGGTTGAATTTTTCCGCGGGGTGATGGACGGGCTGGCGCTGCCGGGTGATCTGGCGCGGCGTGTCACCGGAGCCATCGGTCGTAAAGACAGTACGGAGCTGAAGGCCCTGCTCGACGAAGGGGACATTGATGAATCTGCCCGTGAGGAGGTGCTGGCCTTGACCCGCCTCTTCGGAGGGCGCGAGGTGCTGGCGCGCGCCGCCAAGCTGGTCAAAAATCCACGCTCGCAACAAGCCCTGAATACTCTGGAAGAGGTGCTGGCGCTCCTCGATCAGTACGGCCTCGCCGAATATGTCACCTTTGACCTTGGGGAGTTGCGTGGGCTCGATTATCATACCGGTATTACCTTTCAGGGTTTCCTGCAGGGGTATGGTCAGGCTGTCTGCAGTGGCGGGCGATACGATGGATTGATGGCCAATTACGGCAGTCCGGCTCCGGCGACTGGCTTCACCTTCGATCTGCTCAACCTGCTCTTTGCCCTCGACCCGATCCTCGACGCTCAGGTCGCCCCCCACACCGATCTGCTGGTCTACGCCCGGGATGGCGCCATGGCGCAGGCGCAGAAATTGACCTATCAGCTGCGGGCCGCTGGATTCAGCGCCGCGCGCGATATGATTGAACGCTCGCGAGATGAAGCGCTTGCCTATGCGCAGCTGATGAACTATCGTCAGCTGCTGGTCCTGACTGCGGCGGGGGGGCTCTCGCTGGTTGACCCGGTCACCCGGCGGGAAGAGGCACTGACTCTCGAAGAACTACTGAAACGGAAAACGCTGTAA
- a CDS encoding DUF488 domain-containing protein — MLICLKRAYDPPEDNDGLRILVDRLWPRGISKEKLRLDGWEKALAPSSTLRTWFAHEPDKWEAFRHFYLDELNGRGEEATNLLSRAEHSRLTLIYAARDARHNHAIVLKEFLEKMDKDRNK, encoded by the coding sequence ATGCTGATTTGTCTGAAGAGAGCCTACGACCCGCCTGAAGACAATGATGGGTTGCGAATTCTGGTCGACCGCCTTTGGCCGCGGGGAATCAGCAAGGAGAAACTGAGACTTGACGGTTGGGAAAAAGCTCTTGCCCCCAGCAGCACTCTGCGCACGTGGTTCGCTCACGAACCGGACAAATGGGAAGCATTCAGGCATTTCTACCTTGACGAACTGAATGGCCGCGGCGAAGAGGCGACCAACCTGCTCTCTCGAGCAGAGCACTCCAGATTGACTCTAATTTATGCGGCCAGAGATGCGCGGCATAACCACGCCATAGTGCTTAAGGAATTTCTGGAGAAGATGGATAAGGATCGAAACAAATAG
- a CDS encoding ferritin-like domain-containing protein, which translates to MFENVDVQEAIKRSIQTEKYARDFYLLCAKHMKNLDACRTFELLAAEEVEHAKTFYDIYQRDDLPEFAEYMKLESAPDSDWLTDLEKALMEGLNERKAMELAMDKELKLETALRNLAEKISDVAVREVFIKNADSTHQHFELIESEYARLMRMVHETDMDTYVRE; encoded by the coding sequence ATGTTCGAAAATGTCGATGTGCAAGAGGCGATCAAACGTTCTATTCAAACAGAAAAGTACGCCCGTGATTTTTACCTGCTGTGCGCAAAGCACATGAAAAACCTGGATGCATGCAGAACCTTTGAATTATTGGCAGCTGAAGAAGTCGAGCACGCCAAAACGTTTTATGACATCTACCAGAGAGACGATCTCCCCGAGTTTGCAGAGTACATGAAACTCGAATCCGCGCCGGACAGCGACTGGCTAACTGATCTGGAAAAGGCTCTGATGGAAGGCCTCAACGAACGGAAAGCGATGGAACTTGCCATGGACAAGGAACTTAAATTAGAGACGGCATTACGCAATCTGGCCGAAAAGATTTCAGATGTGGCCGTGCGTGAGGTTTTTATCAAAAACGCTGACTCAACCCATCAACATTTCGAATTGATCGAGTCGGAGTATGCACGTCTTATGAGGATGGTTCATGAAACCGACATGGACACCTACGTCCGCGAATGA
- the ilvN gene encoding acetolactate synthase small subunit, protein MKRRAILAYLLDRPGVLQKVSMLIRKKMYNVDTLTVCKSRKPGISRMTITLREDDEAKVSQVIHQLEKFTEVISAKELDTDHSYWREAAIIKLEIDAEALDALKAEYNFEILDHKNHDTYIIQIAGATRRIDAFVTQLGEEHIVEISRTGVAALEK, encoded by the coding sequence ATGAAAAGACGCGCGATTCTCGCCTACCTGCTCGACCGCCCCGGCGTACTGCAGAAGGTCTCGATGCTGATCCGCAAAAAAATGTACAACGTCGACACCCTGACGGTGTGCAAATCGCGCAAACCGGGGATCAGTCGCATGACGATTACCCTGCGCGAAGATGATGAAGCCAAGGTCAGCCAGGTGATCCATCAGCTCGAAAAATTCACCGAAGTGATTTCGGCCAAGGAACTTGACACCGACCACAGCTACTGGCGCGAAGCGGCGATCATTAAACTCGAAATCGATGCCGAAGCCTTAGACGCGCTTAAAGCGGAGTACAACTTCGAGATTCTCGACCACAAGAATCATGACACCTATATTATCCAGATTGCCGGGGCAACCCGTCGTATCGACGCCTTCGTCACCCAACTCGGTGAAGAACATATCGTCGAGATTTCACGCACCGGGGTCGCGGCACTGGAGAAGTAA
- a CDS encoding leucyl aminopeptidase has protein sequence MTKISIKAGHPLKQKTACLVLPVYEGKLKKPLFSELDASLYGRLQKIFRSREFSGKAGEVLLLHAVEGLACERFLLVGLGPKKTANGTALRNFGSLVTTYLAERSIGRCLIDTSGFQLARGSEMSGLSALSEGVLLAGYSFDDYREKVADAISPLQGVTLLIGTSRDKIAAETAVSDALVVCRGICCARDLVNQPGNTKSPLFLAEAAQKIAREQGLKCTLLDKVELEKQGFGALLGVAQGSLRDPYLIVLEYHGGTKDERPVALVGKGVVFDAGGISLKPSDKMDEMKMDMAGGAAVLGAIQAVAELKLPVNLVAVVPAVENLPSGSAYRPGDILRSLSGKTIEVMNTDAEGRLILADALTWVGKFNPRVVIDLATLTGACIVALGHHASAVLGNHEGLIRELIKAGERCGDRLWQLPLWDEYNAQIKGDFGDIKNTGGRPAGTITAAAFLKQFAEKYTWAHLDIAGTAWSDKGSPGEPKGGTGVGVRVLVEYLRGQC, from the coding sequence GTGACTAAAATTTCGATTAAGGCAGGCCATCCACTGAAGCAGAAGACGGCATGTCTGGTGCTTCCTGTCTATGAAGGTAAATTGAAAAAACCGCTCTTCTCTGAGCTTGACGCGTCTCTTTATGGGCGCCTGCAAAAAATTTTCCGCAGCCGGGAATTTAGTGGGAAAGCTGGCGAGGTGCTGCTGCTCCATGCTGTGGAAGGGCTGGCTTGTGAGCGCTTTCTGCTGGTTGGGCTGGGTCCAAAGAAAACCGCCAATGGCACCGCTCTGCGTAACTTTGGCAGTCTGGTGACGACCTATCTGGCCGAGCGGAGTATCGGCCGTTGCCTGATTGACACCAGCGGTTTTCAACTGGCCAGGGGCAGCGAGATGTCGGGGTTGAGCGCGCTCAGCGAAGGGGTGTTGCTGGCGGGATACAGCTTCGATGATTATCGTGAAAAAGTGGCCGACGCCATTTCCCCTCTGCAGGGCGTGACGCTGTTGATCGGGACGTCACGGGACAAAATTGCCGCTGAAACCGCGGTGAGTGATGCGCTGGTGGTGTGTCGCGGAATCTGTTGCGCCCGTGATCTGGTGAATCAGCCGGGGAACACGAAGTCACCGCTGTTTCTCGCCGAAGCGGCACAGAAAATTGCCCGGGAGCAGGGGCTGAAGTGCACCCTGCTGGATAAGGTTGAACTCGAAAAACAGGGGTTCGGTGCTCTGCTCGGTGTTGCCCAGGGGAGTTTGCGGGACCCCTATTTGATTGTCCTTGAATATCATGGCGGGACCAAGGATGAGCGGCCGGTCGCGCTGGTCGGCAAGGGGGTGGTGTTCGACGCCGGGGGGATTTCGCTGAAGCCGTCCGACAAGATGGATGAGATGAAGATGGATATGGCCGGTGGCGCGGCGGTGCTCGGGGCGATCCAGGCCGTAGCTGAACTGAAGCTGCCGGTCAACCTGGTGGCGGTCGTCCCGGCGGTGGAAAATTTACCTTCTGGCTCCGCCTATCGTCCCGGCGATATTCTGAGATCTCTGTCGGGTAAAACCATTGAAGTCATGAACACTGATGCCGAGGGCCGCCTGATTCTGGCTGACGCCCTGACCTGGGTGGGAAAATTCAATCCGCGGGTGGTGATCGATCTGGCGACCCTGACCGGAGCCTGTATCGTTGCGCTGGGGCATCATGCCAGCGCGGTGCTCGGCAATCACGAGGGCCTGATCCGTGAATTGATCAAGGCCGGCGAGCGCTGCGGGGATCGACTCTGGCAACTGCCGCTCTGGGATGAGTACAATGCGCAGATTAAGGGCGACTTCGGTGATATCAAGAATACCGGCGGACGGCCCGCAGGCACGATTACCGCCGCGGCTTTTCTTAAGCAGTTCGCCGAAAAATACACTTGGGCACACCTCGATATTGCCGGGACCGCCTGGAGTGACAAAGGCAGTCCGGGTGAGCCCAAAGGCGGCACCGGGGTCGGGGTGCGGGTGTTGGTCGAGTATCTGCGCGGGCAGTGCTGA